A window of Ruminococcus champanellensis 18P13 = JCM 17042 contains these coding sequences:
- a CDS encoding DUF2971 domain-containing protein, whose amino-acid sequence MNNKERKVFWDTLCSLQGIDLVKEGQTLRQTIKMPKHLYRFRPVTINSLESLRTNTMYFSTADYYDDPFDSYSYIDWDYVSKQLQDAYNDTTKLQTMAKSIQETFNIPADNIITAIKNTPFDQWISCSTTILEESRKEIQKRQLSICFTEQCNNEVLWLKYASNHKGFALEYHISDDFLSINDSITPSHYFLYPIYYSNQKYDASEYAKNVAYQLLAMYSHPFLKSYILYNLPVLNWHYERIGLIKHKCHEHDKEWRILYPVIMPSPEIEKQRPKMERKPSSVIIGVRTGISEKNLIISLAKEASIPRIYQLSIDKNGKFVKNLIYSDRKK is encoded by the coding sequence TTGAATAACAAGGAAAGAAAAGTATTTTGGGATACATTATGCTCTTTACAAGGAATCGACCTTGTTAAAGAAGGGCAAACGCTACGTCAAACTATAAAAATGCCTAAACATCTATATAGATTTAGACCTGTCACTATTAACTCGCTTGAAAGCCTTCGCACAAACACAATGTACTTCTCTACTGCTGATTATTACGATGATCCTTTTGATTCATACTCTTACATAGATTGGGATTATGTATCAAAACAGCTTCAAGATGCATATAACGATACTACCAAACTACAAACAATGGCTAAATCCATTCAAGAGACATTTAACATTCCTGCGGACAATATAATAACTGCTATAAAGAATACTCCATTTGATCAATGGATAAGCTGTAGCACTACAATTTTAGAGGAATCCCGTAAGGAAATTCAAAAGCGGCAGCTTTCAATCTGCTTTACAGAACAATGCAATAACGAGGTTTTGTGGTTGAAATATGCTTCAAATCACAAGGGCTTTGCTTTAGAATATCACATTTCTGATGATTTTCTTTCAATCAATGATAGCATAACACCATCTCATTATTTTCTATATCCAATTTATTACTCAAATCAGAAATATGATGCATCGGAATACGCCAAAAATGTTGCATACCAGTTATTAGCTATGTATTCACATCCATTCTTGAAAAGCTATATACTTTATAATCTCCCGGTTTTAAACTGGCATTATGAGCGTATTGGGCTAATCAAGCATAAATGTCACGAGCATGATAAAGAATGGAGAATATTATATCCAGTTATTATGCCATCACCTGAAATAGAAAAGCAAAGACCAAAGATGGAGCGAAAACCAAGTAGCGTAATAATAGGAGTCCGCACAGGAATATCTGAAAAGAATTTGATTATTTCTCTTGCGAAAGAAGCCAGCATTCCAAGGATTTACCAGTTGAGTATAGATAAGAATGGCAAGTTTGTGAAAAATTTAATCTATTCGGACAGGAAGAAATAA
- a CDS encoding tRNA threonylcarbamoyladenosine dehydratase gives MMHAFSRTELLLGKEGVEQLRQASVCVFGIGGVGSYVVEALARSGVGHLTLVDHDTVSITNLNRQLVALHSTLGMQKVEVARQRILDINPEAQVTVHPCYYTGSEVNLQGFDFIADAIDSVTSKLTLIEKATAAGIPIISCMGTGNKLDPSRLVLTDISKTSQCPLAKVMRISLRKRGIHHLPVLYSTEPPAPHLEESEEPQEHRKTIGSMAFVPGCAGLMIAGEIIRRLSQIEAAPHVPEKRA, from the coding sequence ATGATGCATGCATTTTCCCGGACAGAGCTGCTGCTTGGCAAGGAAGGAGTGGAGCAACTCCGGCAGGCATCCGTCTGTGTATTCGGCATCGGGGGCGTAGGCTCCTACGTGGTGGAGGCTCTGGCACGCAGCGGCGTGGGGCACCTGACCCTGGTGGATCACGATACGGTGAGCATCACCAACCTGAACCGACAGCTGGTGGCACTTCACTCCACCCTGGGCATGCAGAAGGTGGAGGTGGCACGCCAACGGATCCTGGACATCAACCCGGAGGCGCAGGTAACGGTGCACCCCTGCTACTACACCGGCAGTGAAGTGAATTTGCAGGGCTTTGACTTCATTGCGGATGCCATCGACTCGGTGACCTCCAAGCTGACTCTGATCGAAAAAGCCACTGCCGCCGGAATCCCCATCATTTCCTGCATGGGCACCGGCAACAAGCTGGATCCCTCCAGGCTGGTGCTGACGGACATCTCCAAAACCAGTCAGTGTCCCCTTGCCAAGGTGATGCGCATTTCCCTGCGGAAGCGAGGCATCCACCATCTGCCGGTGCTGTATTCCACAGAGCCGCCGGCACCCCACCTGGAGGAATCCGAGGAGCCGCAGGAGCACCGCAAAACCATCGGCAGCATGGCATTCGTGCCCGGCTGTGCAGGCTTGATGATCGCAGGGGAAATCATCCGCCGCCTGTCCCAGATAGAAGCTGCACCGCATGTACCGGAGAAGCGGGCATAA
- a CDS encoding MarR family transcriptional regulator gives MTDKNFMRVEDVARELDVSKSYAYKIVQKLNKELEAKGYITISGRVNRQYFLERTCYGGSTEDSERK, from the coding sequence ATGACAGATAAAAATTTTATGAGAGTAGAAGATGTTGCCAGGGAGCTTGATGTATCCAAGTCCTATGCTTATAAGATAGTGCAGAAGCTCAACAAGGAGCTTGAAGCCAAGGGATATATCACGATCTCAGGCAGAGTGAACAGACAATACTTCCTCGAAAGGACTTGCTACGGCGGTTCTACTGAGGACAGCGAAAGGAAGTGA
- the guaA gene encoding glutamine-hydrolyzing GMP synthase has protein sequence MTHQLCIVLDFGGQYNQLIARRVRECGVYCEVKSYKTPIEELRALNPVGIIFTGGPNSVYDDASPRISPEIFHLGIPILGICYGCQLMAYTLGGKVATCITSEYGKTETTYDPSCLLFAGIQDMPEQAISWMSHTDYISELPAGFRATAHTQHCPVAAMENKEQKLYAVQFHPEVNHTQFGVRMIDNFLKKVCGCTGDWTMGNFCKATVQSLRDQIGPDGRVLLALSGGVDSSVLAALLAEAIGERLTCVFVDHGLMRKNEGDEVEAAFAKWDVNFVRVNAEERFLSKLAGVEDPQEKRHIIGAEFGYVFRDEAERFGITKQDFLAQGTIYPDVIESGQGDADVIKSHHNKLLPAEVVARFQDVLEPLSLLFKDEVRQLGRELGLPEYLVMRQPFPGPGLAIRIIGAVTKEKADTLRDADWIYREEIAKAGLDKQISQYFAVLTNCRSVGVMGDGRTYDYTLALRGVTTTDFMTADFARIPYEVLEAISARIVNEVKNINRIVYDVTTKPPATIEWE, from the coding sequence ATGACACACCAGCTTTGCATCGTGCTAGATTTTGGCGGTCAGTACAACCAGCTGATCGCCCGCAGAGTCCGTGAATGCGGCGTATACTGCGAAGTGAAAAGCTATAAGACCCCCATTGAGGAGCTGCGGGCACTGAACCCGGTGGGCATCATTTTCACCGGCGGCCCCAACAGCGTGTATGACGATGCCTCCCCCCGGATCAGCCCGGAGATCTTTCATCTGGGCATCCCGATCCTGGGCATCTGCTACGGCTGTCAGCTGATGGCGTATACCCTGGGGGGCAAGGTGGCTACCTGCATCACCTCTGAATACGGCAAGACGGAAACCACCTACGATCCGTCCTGCCTGCTGTTTGCGGGCATCCAGGACATGCCGGAACAAGCCATCTCCTGGATGAGCCATACGGATTATATTTCCGAGCTGCCAGCAGGCTTCCGTGCCACCGCCCACACCCAGCACTGTCCGGTTGCGGCCATGGAAAACAAGGAGCAGAAGCTGTATGCGGTACAATTCCATCCGGAGGTCAACCACACCCAGTTCGGCGTCCGCATGATCGACAACTTCCTGAAAAAGGTCTGCGGCTGTACCGGAGACTGGACCATGGGCAATTTCTGCAAGGCAACTGTACAGTCTCTCCGGGACCAGATCGGGCCGGATGGCCGGGTGCTGCTGGCGCTGTCCGGCGGCGTGGATTCCTCCGTACTGGCTGCTCTGCTGGCGGAAGCCATCGGGGAGCGGCTGACCTGCGTATTTGTGGATCACGGCCTGATGCGCAAAAACGAAGGGGATGAAGTGGAAGCCGCATTTGCAAAGTGGGACGTAAACTTTGTTCGGGTCAATGCGGAGGAGCGATTCCTCAGCAAGCTGGCAGGGGTGGAGGATCCCCAGGAAAAGCGACACATCATCGGTGCGGAATTCGGCTATGTGTTCCGGGACGAGGCGGAACGCTTCGGCATCACCAAGCAGGACTTCCTGGCACAGGGCACCATCTACCCGGACGTAATTGAGTCCGGTCAGGGGGATGCAGACGTGATCAAGAGCCATCACAACAAGCTGCTACCTGCTGAAGTGGTTGCAAGATTCCAGGACGTACTGGAGCCCTTGAGCCTGCTGTTCAAGGACGAGGTGCGGCAGCTGGGCAGGGAGCTTGGCTTGCCGGAATATCTGGTAATGCGGCAGCCCTTCCCGGGGCCCGGTCTTGCCATCCGGATCATCGGGGCAGTCACCAAGGAAAAGGCGGACACCCTGCGGGATGCGGACTGGATCTATCGGGAGGAAATTGCAAAGGCCGGGCTGGACAAGCAAATCAGCCAGTATTTTGCAGTGCTGACCAATTGCCGTTCCGTGGGCGTTATGGGAGACGGCAGAACCTATGATTACACCCTGGCGCTTCGGGGCGTTACCACCACGGACTTTATGACTGCGGACTTTGCCCGGATTCCCTATGAGGTTCTGGAGGCCATTTCCGCCCGGATCGTCAACGAGGTCAAGAACATTAACCGTATCGTGTATGATGTTACCACTAAACCCCCGGCTACTATTGAGTGGGAATAA
- a CDS encoding AAA family ATPase, with translation MGEHKILSLFLMGDSGVGKTEVARAIHRALGSHAKLAKINFGNYSSHDALNSLIGSPLGYIGSDGGELLKRVCESDVGLILIDEFEKANNAVFNYFLDVLENGKIVNSQADEYDINGYIIVFTSNITKENFKNKISPELRSRFDYKGIFNLLTDEDKKKFVHFRVNQIISKYKEAVSSDIPDKLHDNIVSKIDVSKYKNMRDLNKKIKDTFVAFIQL, from the coding sequence TTGGGAGAACATAAAATCCTTTCTCTCTTTTTGATGGGAGACTCTGGCGTAGGAAAAACCGAAGTTGCAAGAGCAATCCATAGAGCACTGGGTAGCCATGCAAAATTGGCAAAAATCAATTTCGGTAATTATAGTAGCCATGACGCTCTTAACAGTCTGATTGGTAGCCCATTGGGATATATCGGAAGTGACGGTGGCGAATTGCTTAAGAGAGTTTGCGAATCAGATGTTGGTTTAATCCTAATTGATGAGTTTGAAAAGGCCAATAATGCAGTATTTAATTATTTCCTTGATGTACTTGAAAACGGAAAAATTGTAAATTCACAGGCAGATGAGTATGATATTAATGGATATATCATTGTATTCACGTCAAATATTACTAAAGAAAATTTCAAAAATAAAATTTCTCCTGAATTGCGATCTCGATTTGATTATAAGGGGATTTTTAATCTTCTTACTGATGAAGATAAGAAAAAATTTGTACATTTCAGAGTGAATCAAATCATTTCCAAGTATAAAGAAGCCGTATCATCAGACATACCTGACAAATTACATGACAATATAGTTAGCAAGATTGATGTATCCAAGTATAAAAACATGAGGGATTTAAATAAAAAAATCAAAGATACATTTGTTGCTTTTATACAACTATAA
- a CDS encoding site-specific integrase gives MSVYKDGSKWRVIYRYTDSRGERKQTQKRGFSTKKEAQAWEREQMNKTESSLDMTFESFSEIYFEDMKKRLKDNTWHTKEHILRTKLIPFFGKRKMCDIQPKDVIAWQNEMLEGSTKTGKPYSPVYLKTLHNQLSAVFNYAVKFYGLPSNPAAKAGNMGKAKNREMLFWTQEEYKQFAEVMMDKPVSFYAFEMLYWCGIREGELLALTPADFDFEKQTVSITKSYQRIKGQDIITDPKTAKSNRVVKMPDFLSQEIQDFISQLYGIGEHDRMFMITKSYLHHEMDRGAKESGVKRIRIHDLRHSHISLLIEMGFSAVAIADRVGHESIDITYRYAHLFPSTQNEMADRLSNLRSDDAEGGEDDVSEKP, from the coding sequence ATGTCAGTCTATAAAGATGGCAGCAAGTGGCGTGTAATCTACCGCTACACCGACAGCCGTGGAGAACGCAAACAGACACAAAAGCGTGGTTTCTCCACAAAGAAAGAAGCTCAGGCGTGGGAGCGTGAGCAGATGAACAAGACGGAATCCAGCCTTGATATGACCTTTGAGAGCTTTTCGGAGATTTACTTCGAGGACATGAAGAAGCGTCTGAAAGACAACACTTGGCACACCAAGGAGCATATCCTCCGCACAAAGCTGATCCCGTTCTTCGGGAAAAGAAAGATGTGCGACATTCAGCCCAAGGACGTGATAGCGTGGCAGAACGAAATGCTTGAAGGCTCAACCAAGACAGGCAAGCCGTATTCACCTGTGTATCTGAAAACGCTCCACAATCAGCTCAGTGCTGTGTTCAATTATGCGGTCAAGTTTTACGGACTTCCGAGCAATCCTGCAGCCAAGGCAGGCAATATGGGAAAGGCGAAGAACCGTGAGATGCTCTTTTGGACGCAGGAGGAATACAAGCAGTTCGCAGAGGTCATGATGGACAAACCAGTTTCGTTTTATGCCTTTGAAATGCTGTATTGGTGCGGTATTCGTGAGGGGGAGCTTCTCGCACTCACGCCTGCCGATTTCGACTTTGAGAAGCAGACGGTCTCGATCACAAAGTCCTATCAGCGTATCAAGGGACAGGATATTATCACTGATCCAAAAACAGCAAAGAGCAACCGTGTTGTGAAGATGCCTGATTTTCTTTCTCAGGAGATACAGGACTTCATCAGTCAGCTTTATGGTATCGGGGAACATGACCGTATGTTCATGATAACCAAGAGCTATCTGCACCATGAGATGGACAGAGGGGCGAAAGAATCCGGCGTGAAGCGTATCCGTATTCATGACCTCAGACACTCGCACATCTCTCTGCTCATTGAAATGGGCTTCTCCGCTGTTGCTATCGCAGACAGGGTTGGTCACGAAAGTATTGACATCACTTATCGCTATGCTCACCTATTCCCAAGTACGCAGAACGAAATGGCGGATAGGCTCAGTAACCTGAGAAGCGATGATGCGGAGGGAGGTGAAGATGATGTCAGCGAAAAACCTTGA
- a CDS encoding helix-turn-helix domain-containing protein, which yields MAIGERIRFIRNLRGMTQKFLGLQVGFSERTADIRMAQYESGSRTPKADLVELLADALDVSTEALNVPNIDSYTGLMHTLFALEDLYGFKIDRLDDEICIRINRQNGSTFAKMTGLLEPWEEMAQKYRNGEISREEYDQWRYRYPRSEAERNEAARKGDNNL from the coding sequence ATGGCAATAGGTGAGAGGATCAGGTTTATCAGAAACCTCAGAGGTATGACGCAGAAGTTCTTAGGTTTGCAGGTCGGCTTCTCGGAACGGACAGCCGATATTCGTATGGCACAGTATGAATCTGGATCGAGAACGCCTAAAGCTGATCTTGTGGAACTGCTTGCCGACGCACTTGACGTATCGACCGAAGCTCTGAACGTCCCGAACATCGACAGCTACACAGGTCTTATGCACACGCTGTTTGCGTTAGAGGATTTATATGGCTTCAAGATCGACCGTCTGGACGATGAAATATGTATCCGCATCAACAGGCAGAACGGCTCGACCTTTGCGAAGATGACAGGTCTGCTTGAACCCTGGGAGGAAATGGCTCAGAAGTACCGCAATGGGGAGATCAGCCGTGAGGAGTATGATCAGTGGAGATACAGATATCCGAGGTCGGAGGCGGAGAGGAATGAAGCAGCTCGTAAAGGCGATAATAATCTGTAA
- a CDS encoding plasmid mobilization protein translates to MSAKNLDSKGRFRARTIGFRVSPEEDQLINSAVALSGLTKQDYIVKRLLCRDVVVQGNPRVYKALKNQLAEVLGELRRIQNGSAVDDELLSTIQLITTTLNGLKGDRE, encoded by the coding sequence ATGTCAGCGAAAAACCTTGACAGCAAGGGACGTTTCAGGGCAAGGACGATCGGTTTCCGAGTCTCGCCCGAAGAAGATCAGCTCATCAACTCCGCTGTGGCACTGTCGGGACTGACCAAGCAGGACTACATCGTAAAAAGGCTTCTCTGCCGTGATGTGGTAGTGCAGGGCAATCCGAGAGTATACAAAGCTCTGAAAAATCAGCTTGCCGAAGTCCTCGGAGAGCTCCGAAGAATACAGAACGGCTCTGCTGTGGACGATGAGCTGCTGTCCACGATACAGCTCATCACAACAACTCTGAATGGTCTGAAAGGAGATAGAGAATGA
- a CDS encoding DNA cytosine methyltransferase, giving the protein MDITTQTEARIFSTIELFAGAGGLALGVEKAGFNTLGLVEVDKDASDTLRKNRPEWRVINDDIANVSCLDLQEYFGLKQGELDLLSGGAPCQSFSYAGKRLGLEDARGTLFYHYAKFLEQLQPKMFLFENVRGLLTHDKGRTYKTITDIFESTGYTIQKKVLNAWNYGVAQKRERLITIGIRNDLTNQIKFTFPTPHEYKPVLRDVLLDCPKSEGTPYSEYKRKIFELVPPGGYWRDIPEDIAKEYMKSCWYMEGGRTGILRRLSLDEPSLTVLTSPSQKQTDRCHPLEPRPFTIRENARCQSFPDEWQFSGSIGSQYKQVGNAVPVNLAYDIAKQIKIALEGLS; this is encoded by the coding sequence ATGGACATTACGACACAAACAGAAGCAAGGATATTCTCGACCATTGAACTTTTTGCAGGCGCAGGCGGTCTTGCTCTCGGTGTGGAAAAAGCAGGGTTTAACACACTTGGCCTTGTAGAGGTGGACAAGGACGCATCCGACACACTTCGCAAGAACAGACCCGAATGGCGTGTTATAAACGATGATATTGCTAACGTTTCCTGCCTTGATCTGCAAGAATACTTCGGTTTGAAGCAGGGCGAACTCGATCTGCTTTCGGGCGGCGCACCTTGTCAGAGCTTTTCATATGCGGGAAAAAGGCTTGGGCTTGAAGATGCCCGTGGAACGCTGTTCTATCACTATGCTAAATTCTTGGAACAGCTCCAGCCTAAGATGTTTCTTTTTGAGAACGTTCGTGGTCTGCTGACTCACGATAAGGGCAGAACATACAAGACTATTACAGATATTTTTGAAAGCACAGGCTACACCATTCAGAAGAAAGTGCTGAATGCGTGGAACTACGGTGTTGCTCAGAAGCGTGAACGACTTATCACTATCGGTATCAGAAATGATCTTACAAATCAGATCAAGTTCACTTTCCCTACACCACATGAATATAAGCCTGTTCTCCGTGATGTGCTGCTCGACTGTCCTAAGAGCGAGGGTACACCCTATTCGGAGTATAAACGTAAGATATTTGAGCTTGTTCCTCCGGGCGGATATTGGAGAGATATTCCTGAGGATATCGCCAAGGAGTATATGAAAAGCTGTTGGTACATGGAGGGCGGCAGAACGGGTATTCTCCGCAGACTCAGCCTTGACGAGCCGTCGCTCACGGTACTGACTTCTCCGAGCCAGAAGCAGACAGATCGCTGTCACCCCCTTGAGCCTCGTCCGTTTACTATCCGTGAAAACGCACGTTGCCAGAGTTTCCCCGATGAATGGCAGTTCAGCGGAAGTATCGGCTCACAGTACAAGCAGGTCGGCAATGCAGTACCCGTAAACCTTGCTTATGATATTGCAAAACAGATAAAAATAGCGTTGGAGGGATTATCATAA
- a CDS encoding FtsW/RodA/SpoVE family cell cycle protein, with protein sequence MKRALQRLSQFTHKLDKPLFIAVTLCASLSVVLIYSIYYNHVVSSVGASYYQTQLAAMLIGSVGCLTLTALDYHKIAKLWFLYMPLALVLVGLTFTSLGVRREGADDVAWLNLGFTTIQPSEFLKLAFILSFSYHLSRDEENINKPLHLLLLCIHGGIPTLLIFLQGDYGTAVVFIAMFAVMLFSMGLKLRYILAAFALAGGAGVVLWKFVLKSVHKNRILVLLHPGTDPLGLEYQQDLGLASLGSGQVFGKGLFGAQEYVTVPELHNDFIFAWIGQVFGFVGTVAVVAVLAYICLKIFADSRSAKDTLGKLICLGVFAMLFAHCFMNIGMVLKVMPVIGIPLPFFSAGGTAMLSMYLALGLVLSVHAHNEKKYRVFYDAE encoded by the coding sequence ATGAAACGTGCCCTCCAACGGCTGTCTCAGTTCACGCACAAGCTGGACAAGCCCCTGTTCATTGCCGTTACTCTTTGTGCGTCTCTCAGCGTGGTGCTGATCTACTCCATTTATTACAATCATGTGGTCAGCTCCGTAGGCGCAAGCTATTACCAGACCCAGCTGGCAGCCATGCTCATCGGCTCTGTCGGCTGCCTGACCCTCACCGCTCTGGATTATCACAAGATCGCCAAGCTGTGGTTCCTCTACATGCCCCTGGCACTGGTGCTGGTGGGGCTTACCTTCACCTCCCTGGGCGTGCGCCGGGAGGGTGCGGATGACGTGGCATGGCTGAACCTGGGCTTTACCACCATTCAACCCTCCGAGTTTCTCAAGCTGGCGTTTATCCTCAGCTTTTCCTATCACCTGTCCCGGGACGAGGAGAACATCAACAAGCCTCTGCATTTGCTGCTGCTGTGCATCCACGGCGGCATCCCCACCCTGCTGATCTTTTTGCAAGGAGATTACGGCACTGCCGTGGTATTCATCGCCATGTTTGCCGTGATGCTGTTTTCCATGGGTCTGAAGCTCCGGTATATTCTTGCCGCCTTTGCCCTGGCAGGCGGCGCCGGGGTGGTACTGTGGAAATTCGTGCTGAAATCCGTCCACAAGAACCGGATCCTGGTGCTGCTGCATCCGGGCACGGATCCTTTGGGTCTGGAGTATCAGCAGGATCTGGGGCTGGCGTCCCTGGGCTCCGGTCAGGTATTCGGCAAGGGGCTGTTCGGGGCACAGGAATATGTCACCGTACCGGAGCTGCACAACGACTTCATCTTCGCCTGGATCGGGCAGGTGTTCGGCTTTGTAGGAACGGTGGCTGTGGTGGCGGTGCTCGCCTACATCTGTCTGAAAATATTCGCCGACAGCCGCTCCGCCAAGGATACCCTGGGCAAACTGATCTGCCTGGGGGTATTCGCCATGCTCTTTGCCCACTGCTTTATGAACATCGGCATGGTGCTCAAGGTGATGCCCGTTATCGGCATTCCCCTGCCCTTCTTCAGCGCCGGAGGCACGGCTATGTTAAGCATGTATCTGGCACTGGGACTGGTGCTCAGTGTCCATGCCCACAACGAGAAAAAATACCGCGTATTCTACGACGCAGAATAG
- a CDS encoding helicase RepA family protein produces VYPGKPPIIEHFLYPGTYLFVGAPKVGKSFMMAQIAYHVSSGTPMWNYSVRKGTVLYLALEDDYRRLQERLYRMFGTETTPDLFFSVASKSLNEGLLEQLDGFIREHHDTGLVIIDTLQKVREAEGDTYSYARDYDIIAGLKAFADKTGICLILVHHTRKQRSDDNFDRISGTNGLLGAADGAFLMYKTKRSDSEATIEVSGRDQPDKKIMLSRNKETLCWELSGEKSPEYTEPPEPVLEAIGGFINSDNPIWEGTATELIEKLELDIKPNALSLKLNVNAGKLYNLYFVQYTNKRTHKAKLIQLRYDADHPIVVSPAPSKEEVEKGADDVSAANGEIIISTNTVDDIAGEDYDRAYQQMIDNALA; encoded by the coding sequence TGGTCTATCCGGGCAAACCGCCTATCATAGAACACTTTCTTTACCCGGGAACTTACCTGTTTGTCGGCGCTCCGAAGGTCGGCAAGAGTTTCATGATGGCTCAGATTGCCTATCATGTAAGCTCGGGCACACCGATGTGGAACTATTCCGTCCGCAAGGGTACTGTGCTGTACCTCGCCTTAGAGGACGATTACCGCAGATTGCAGGAGCGTTTGTATAGAATGTTCGGAACAGAGACAACGCCCGATCTCTTCTTTTCAGTTGCTTCCAAGTCGCTGAATGAAGGGCTGCTTGAACAGCTTGACGGCTTTATTCGAGAACATCATGATACCGGTTTGGTGATTATTGATACCTTACAGAAAGTGCGTGAAGCCGAAGGCGATACATACAGCTATGCCCGTGATTATGACATCATCGCAGGGCTGAAAGCGTTTGCGGACAAAACTGGTATCTGTCTGATATTGGTTCACCACACCCGCAAACAGAGATCCGATGATAATTTCGACCGTATCTCAGGCACAAACGGTCTGCTCGGTGCAGCGGACGGAGCGTTCCTCATGTATAAGACAAAACGCTCGGACAGCGAAGCTACTATTGAAGTGTCGGGCAGAGATCAGCCCGACAAAAAGATTATGCTCTCCCGAAACAAGGAAACGCTGTGCTGGGAACTGAGCGGAGAGAAGTCTCCCGAATACACCGAGCCGCCTGAACCTGTGCTTGAAGCAATAGGCGGTTTCATCAATTCGGATAATCCGATTTGGGAGGGAACGGCTACCGAGCTTATTGAAAAACTGGAGCTTGACATCAAGCCGAATGCTCTGTCGCTGAAACTGAATGTCAACGCAGGAAAGCTGTACAATCTTTATTTCGTTCAGTACACAAACAAGCGTACTCACAAAGCAAAGCTGATTCAGCTTCGCTACGATGCAGATCACCCGATTGTAGTCTCTCCCGCACCCTCAAAAGAAGAAGTTGAAAAAGGTGCAGATGATGTTTCTGCTGCTAATGGTGAAATCATTATCAGCACCAATACCGTTGACGATATTGCAGGTGAAGATTATGACCGAGCTTATCAGCAGATGATCGACAATGCTTTAGCGTGA
- a CDS encoding Eco47II family restriction endonuclease — protein MWTLSFISEEDFTKHVKKTIEKYGEKLESFDLKRFNKNIIDPIKLIFDKTVYQASWEEIVSNEIFRQRDKSNNNDIGYFHQRIFNYIDKCHVPDNGKEGGWDVIFENPDGIALPDGSVVHTIYVEMKNKHNTMNSASAGKTFIKMQNQLLTDDDCACFLVEAIAQRSQNIKWETTVDKKKVGHKLIRRVSLDQFYALVTGQEDAFYQLCMVLPSIIQKAVDELEGSIVPHDTVIDDLKVLAEKQNLDDENLAVAMAVYMLGFGSYKGFNF, from the coding sequence ATGTGGACACTTAGTTTCATCAGCGAAGAAGATTTTACAAAGCACGTCAAGAAAACCATTGAGAAGTACGGTGAAAAGCTGGAATCCTTCGACTTGAAGCGTTTCAACAAGAATATCATTGACCCTATCAAGCTGATTTTCGATAAGACAGTTTATCAGGCTTCTTGGGAAGAGATCGTCAGCAACGAGATTTTCCGTCAGCGTGATAAGTCCAATAACAATGATATAGGTTATTTTCATCAGAGAATATTCAACTATATCGACAAGTGCCATGTTCCCGACAACGGCAAAGAGGGCGGCTGGGACGTTATCTTTGAGAATCCCGATGGTATTGCCCTGCCCGACGGCAGCGTAGTCCATACCATTTATGTCGAGATGAAGAATAAACACAACACGATGAACTCCGCATCGGCAGGCAAGACCTTCATCAAAATGCAGAATCAGCTTCTTACCGATGATGATTGTGCTTGCTTCCTTGTTGAAGCTATCGCCCAGAGGTCGCAGAACATCAAGTGGGAGACTACTGTTGACAAGAAAAAAGTCGGTCACAAGCTGATCCGCCGTGTGAGCCTTGACCAGTTTTATGCTCTTGTGACAGGACAGGAAGATGCTTTCTATCAGCTGTGTATGGTGTTGCCATCTATCATTCAGAAGGCTGTTGACGAGCTTGAAGGTTCTATCGTTCCGCATGATACTGTTATTGACGATTTGAAAGTACTTGCTGAGAAACAAAACCTTGATGACGAAAATCTTGCTGTAGCTATGGCGGTTTATATGTTGGGGTTTGGAAGTTATAAAGGCTTTAACTTCTAA